In one window of Microbacterium dextranolyticum DNA:
- the galU gene encoding UTP--glucose-1-phosphate uridylyltransferase GalU, giving the protein MPAYKAVIPAAGLGTRFLPATKAMPKEMLPVVDKPAIQYVVEEAVDAGIRDVLIIVGRNKNNIANHFDSVPELETALTTKGDTGKLGKVEHSSKLADIHITRQGEPRGLGHAVFRAKSYVGDSSFVVMLGDDLIDERDPLLPQMLAVHERTGGAVIALMEVDPEQVHLYGVATVGETADDGSVRVVDLVEKPAREDAPSNLAVIGRYVLSPEIFDVLEHTAPGKGGEIQLTDALRELAADPDGPGVYGVVFGGRRYDTGDRADYIKAVVQLAVDRDDLGAELRPWLKQFVAGFDAAE; this is encoded by the coding sequence ATGCCCGCCTACAAAGCAGTCATCCCCGCCGCCGGACTCGGCACGCGATTCCTGCCCGCCACCAAGGCGATGCCCAAAGAGATGCTCCCGGTCGTCGACAAGCCCGCGATCCAGTACGTCGTCGAAGAGGCCGTCGACGCCGGCATCCGCGACGTGCTCATCATCGTCGGACGCAACAAGAACAACATCGCCAACCACTTCGACTCGGTGCCCGAGCTCGAGACCGCGCTGACCACCAAGGGCGACACCGGCAAGCTCGGCAAGGTCGAGCACTCCTCGAAGCTCGCCGACATCCACATCACCCGCCAGGGCGAGCCCCGCGGACTCGGCCACGCCGTCTTCCGCGCCAAGTCGTACGTCGGCGACAGCTCGTTCGTCGTCATGCTCGGCGACGACCTGATCGACGAGCGCGATCCGCTGCTGCCGCAGATGCTCGCCGTGCACGAGCGCACCGGCGGCGCCGTCATCGCCCTCATGGAGGTCGACCCCGAGCAGGTGCACCTCTACGGCGTCGCCACCGTCGGCGAGACCGCCGACGACGGATCCGTGCGCGTCGTCGACCTCGTCGAGAAGCCCGCGCGAGAGGATGCCCCCTCGAACCTCGCGGTCATCGGCCGCTACGTCCTGAGCCCCGAGATCTTCGACGTGCTCGAGCACACCGCGCCCGGCAAGGGCGGCGAGATCCAGCTCACCGACGCGCTGCGCGAGCTCGCCGCCGACCCCGACGGCCCCGGCGTCTACGGCGTCGTCTTCGGCGGACGCCGCTACGACACCGGCGACCGCGCCGACTACATCAAGGCCGTCGTGCAGCTCGCGGTCGACCGCGACGACCTCGGCGCCGAGCTGCGCCCGTGGCTGAAGCAGTTCGTCGCCGGATTCGACGCCGCCGAGTAA
- the rplM gene encoding 50S ribosomal protein L13 encodes MTRTYTPKAGEVTREWVVIDATDVVLGRLASHAARILRGKNKPTFANHIDTGDFVVVINAEKVALTGQKLQKKMAYRHSGYPGGLTATSYAELLEKNPVRAVEKAIRGMLPKNSLGRQQLSKLKVYVGAEHPHAAQQPTPYTFDQVAQ; translated from the coding sequence GTGACGCGTACCTACACCCCCAAGGCCGGTGAAGTGACCCGCGAGTGGGTCGTCATCGACGCGACCGACGTCGTCCTCGGACGCCTCGCCTCGCACGCCGCCCGCATCCTGCGCGGCAAGAACAAGCCCACCTTCGCGAACCACATCGACACCGGTGACTTCGTCGTCGTCATCAACGCCGAGAAGGTCGCGCTCACGGGCCAGAAGCTCCAGAAGAAGATGGCCTACCGCCACTCCGGCTACCCGGGCGGCCTCACGGCGACCTCCTACGCCGAGCTCCTCGAGAAGAACCCGGTCCGCGCCGTCGAGAAGGCGATCCGCGGCATGCTCCCCAAGAACAGCCTGGGCCGCCAGCAGCTGTCGAAGCTGAAGGTCTACGTCGGTGCCGAGCACCCGCACGCTGCCCAGCAGCCCACCCCCTACACCTTCGACCAGGTCGCCCAGTAA
- the rpsI gene encoding 30S ribosomal protein S9, giving the protein MAKIADSIEETPESYSTESAPVEAAAAPRPVLSVPGAAVGRRKQAIARVRLVPGSGTITVNGRTIEDYFPNKLHQQLINDPFTVLELAGAYDVIARISGGGPSGQAGALRLGIARALNEIDAENNRPTLKKAGFLSRDARVKERKKAGLKKARKAPQYSKR; this is encoded by the coding sequence ATGGCGAAGATCGCTGACTCCATCGAAGAGACCCCCGAGTCCTACAGCACCGAGAGCGCGCCCGTCGAGGCCGCCGCGGCTCCCCGCCCGGTGCTCTCCGTCCCCGGCGCAGCCGTCGGCCGTCGCAAGCAGGCCATCGCCCGCGTGCGCCTGGTCCCCGGCTCGGGCACCATCACGGTGAACGGCCGCACCATCGAGGACTACTTCCCGAACAAGCTGCACCAGCAGCTCATCAACGACCCGTTCACGGTGCTCGAGCTCGCCGGCGCCTACGACGTGATCGCCCGCATCTCCGGCGGCGGCCCCTCGGGCCAGGCCGGTGCCCTGCGCCTGGGCATCGCGCGTGCGCTCAACGAGATCGACGCCGAGAACAACCGCCCGACGCTGAAGAAGGCCGGCTTCCTGTCGCGCGACGCGCGCGTCAAGGAGCGCAAGAAGGCCGGTCTCAAGAAGGCCCGCAAGGCTCCTCAGTACTCGAAGCGCTAA
- the glmM gene encoding phosphoglucosamine mutase codes for MALFGTDGVRGLANGSLTADLALTLAQATAVVLGQGRIASARKAAGKRLTAVVARDPRLSGEFLSAAVEAGLASSGVDVLEAGTLPTPAAAFLIGDIDADFGVMISASHNPAPDNGIKIFARGGVKLPDIVEQRIEEAMTGPKLQPTGGDVGRVTRFSDAEDRYVMHLLASLPHRLDGLHVVLDCAHGAASGVSPETFRNAGAKVTVIGADPNGLNINDGVGSTHLDKLSAEVIRVGADVGIAHDGDADRCLAVDADGSIIDGDQIMAILAVSMKQRGVLRSDTLVATVMSNLGLHRAMAANGIAVETTGVGDRYVLERMNEGRYSLGGEQSGHVIMSRFATTGDGVLTGLHLCAEMARTGKTLAELASVMTVFPQVLVNVRGVERSRATDLDVLDAVRAAELELGDSGRVLLRPSGTEPMVRVMVEAASQADAQRIADELADVVRG; via the coding sequence ATGGCGCTGTTCGGAACGGACGGTGTGCGGGGCCTCGCAAACGGCTCCCTCACCGCCGATCTGGCGCTCACCCTGGCCCAGGCGACTGCTGTCGTCCTGGGCCAGGGCCGTATCGCCTCTGCACGAAAAGCCGCCGGCAAGCGGCTCACCGCGGTCGTCGCACGCGACCCGCGCCTGTCGGGCGAGTTCCTCTCGGCCGCCGTCGAGGCCGGTCTCGCCTCATCCGGCGTCGACGTGCTCGAAGCAGGCACCCTGCCCACGCCCGCGGCGGCGTTCCTCATCGGCGACATCGACGCCGACTTCGGCGTCATGATCTCGGCGTCGCACAACCCCGCCCCCGACAACGGCATCAAGATCTTCGCGCGCGGCGGCGTCAAGCTGCCCGACATCGTCGAGCAGCGCATCGAAGAGGCCATGACCGGGCCCAAGCTGCAGCCCACCGGCGGCGACGTCGGCCGCGTGACGCGGTTCTCCGACGCCGAAGACCGCTACGTCATGCACCTGCTGGCATCCCTGCCGCACCGCCTCGACGGACTGCACGTCGTGCTCGACTGCGCGCACGGCGCGGCATCGGGCGTCTCGCCCGAGACGTTCCGCAACGCCGGCGCCAAGGTCACCGTCATCGGCGCCGACCCCAACGGACTCAACATCAACGACGGCGTGGGCTCGACCCACCTCGACAAGCTCTCGGCCGAGGTCATCCGCGTGGGCGCCGACGTCGGCATCGCCCACGACGGCGACGCCGACCGCTGCCTCGCGGTCGACGCCGACGGCAGCATCATCGACGGAGACCAGATCATGGCGATCCTCGCCGTGTCGATGAAGCAGCGCGGCGTGCTGCGTTCCGACACCCTCGTCGCCACCGTGATGAGCAACCTGGGCCTGCACCGCGCCATGGCCGCCAACGGCATCGCCGTCGAGACGACCGGCGTCGGCGACCGTTACGTGCTCGAGCGCATGAACGAGGGCCGCTACTCCCTCGGCGGCGAACAGAGTGGCCACGTCATCATGAGCCGCTTCGCCACGACCGGCGACGGTGTGCTCACAGGTCTGCACCTGTGCGCCGAGATGGCCCGCACCGGCAAGACGCTGGCCGAGCTGGCATCCGTCATGACCGTCTTCCCGCAGGTGCTCGTCAACGTCCGCGGCGTCGAGCGCTCGCGCGCGACCGACCTCGACGTGCTCGATGCCGTGCGTGCTGCCGAGCTCGAGCTGGGCGACAGCGGACGCGTGCTGCTGCGCCCCTCGGGCACCGAGCCGATGGTGCGCGTGATGGTCGAAGCCGCCTCGCAGGCCGACGCCCAGCGCATCGCCGACGAACTCGCCGACGTCGTCCGCGGCTGA